A portion of the Blastopirellula sediminis genome contains these proteins:
- a CDS encoding RecQ family ATP-dependent DNA helicase yields MISNVAPENALRHFYPDIAGFRDCQREAIDRLWKGESTLLLMPTGMGKSLAYQLPVLASGKVGVVISPLIALMQQQAANLIQSGANVLSLGGATDARQAQDQLKKFRWDSGAGFLFVSPERMETDGYIEYLLSKHRSRISLLAIDESHCISQWGHDFRPPYKCLPGVFDRSFGRDAWPTVLCLTATLDETSQGEILNDFRLNRTAIVRSENMLRTNLDLSFTTFKDSKEKHDALEVLLEEHRGEKVIVYAHRIKSKANGTRALSAYFEQLGHRCKPFDAALSLREKDETISAFQTGEIDVVFATGAFGMGVDIPDIRGVVHYLLPESIEQYYQEVGRAGRDQKPAFGRLLYCNSNGRIQREMIESALREPTQIEEVWNSLFDSVSSDLKSINPWTEFQGKEDEYALFYAFVHLGAIKVLARGPAWLKPLSAVSEDARNFLRSLSSATRTGSIARAIRKLGLDPQAVSEEIFRRYDSSEIKLTGSLDKTIYFRTRQLRTEEAESISEKISKVVESRLNRFDEFLGLVETKSDPTTALAEKFGG; encoded by the coding sequence ATGATAAGCAACGTTGCTCCAGAAAACGCTCTCAGGCATTTCTATCCCGACATCGCTGGCTTTCGAGATTGCCAGAGGGAAGCCATTGATCGCCTGTGGAAAGGCGAGTCAACACTCCTGCTCATGCCCACTGGCATGGGGAAATCGCTTGCGTATCAATTGCCAGTATTGGCATCTGGCAAAGTCGGCGTAGTCATTTCCCCTTTAATCGCCTTAATGCAGCAGCAGGCCGCTAACTTAATTCAGTCGGGGGCGAACGTCCTTTCCCTTGGTGGCGCAACTGATGCGAGACAGGCTCAGGACCAATTGAAAAAGTTTCGATGGGACAGTGGGGCCGGTTTCCTTTTCGTGTCGCCTGAACGAATGGAGACTGATGGGTATATAGAATACCTGCTATCCAAGCATCGGAGTCGAATTTCCCTGCTCGCAATTGACGAATCGCACTGCATTAGCCAATGGGGACATGATTTCCGACCTCCCTATAAATGCCTTCCAGGTGTGTTCGACCGCAGTTTTGGTCGCGACGCGTGGCCGACAGTGTTATGCCTAACTGCGACACTTGATGAAACAAGTCAAGGCGAGATCCTAAACGACTTTCGACTGAATCGAACTGCCATTGTGCGTAGTGAGAACATGCTTCGCACAAATCTTGACCTGTCGTTTACGACCTTTAAGGACAGCAAAGAAAAGCATGACGCGCTCGAGGTGTTGCTCGAAGAGCATCGCGGAGAAAAGGTTATAGTATACGCCCACCGTATCAAAAGTAAGGCGAATGGAACTCGAGCGTTATCGGCATACTTCGAGCAACTCGGGCACCGCTGTAAGCCATTTGATGCAGCCCTGTCGCTGAGGGAGAAAGATGAAACTATATCCGCATTCCAAACTGGTGAAATCGATGTCGTATTCGCTACAGGTGCATTTGGAATGGGCGTTGACATACCAGACATTCGCGGTGTAGTCCACTATTTGCTGCCCGAGTCAATTGAGCAGTACTACCAGGAAGTCGGTCGAGCGGGTCGAGATCAGAAGCCCGCTTTTGGCAGATTGCTCTACTGCAATTCAAATGGCCGAATACAGAGGGAAATGATCGAATCGGCACTCAGGGAACCAACGCAAATCGAAGAAGTTTGGAATAGCTTGTTCGATTCGGTGAGTAGCGATCTAAAGTCGATTAATCCTTGGACTGAGTTTCAGGGAAAGGAAGATGAATATGCCTTGTTCTACGCCTTTGTTCACCTCGGAGCGATTAAGGTGTTAGCCAGGGGGCCGGCCTGGCTCAAACCACTTAGCGCCGTCAGCGAAGACGCGAGAAATTTCCTTCGTTCTCTAAGCAGTGCCACGAGAACTGGAAGTATTGCGCGAGCGATAAGAAAGCTCGGACTTGATCCCCAAGCCGTTTCTGAGGAGATATTTAGAAGGTACGATTCCTCGGAAATCAAGTTGACCGGTAGCCTCGACAAGACGATCTATTTTCGTACGCGTCAACTTCGCACGGAAGAAGCGGAATCGATCTCAGAAAAGATTTCGAAGGTCGTTGAGTCCAGGCTGAACAGATTCGACGAGTTCTTAGGCTTGGTTGAAACGAAATCCGATCCTACGACTGCCTTAGCGGAAAAATTTGGCGGGTAG
- a CDS encoding recombinase family protein, with translation MVPASIEHASNSDQKPSEKKRAAQYVRMSTEHQQYSTLNQEDIIREYAERRGFEIVRTYADEGKSGLSVAGRDSLRRLIADVQELRADFDVILVYDVSRWGRFQDADESAYYEYLCKRAGIEVHYCAEQFENDGGPTSTIIKSVKRAMAGEYSRELSSKVFKGQCRLIELGFRQGGAPGFGLRRMLIDQGGQSKSILNRGEYKSLQTDRVILVPGPPDEVVVVREIYDLFVRKGKREGEIAGLLNSRGITTDYGRQWNRGTVAQVLTNEKYIGNNVYNRTSFKLKRKHVVNSPEMWVRADGAFEPIVPPDLFFTAQGIAQERNRRFSDDELIERLKLLASRHPTLSAAIIDSADDIPTSSTFRSRFGSLIRAYRLAGYTPERDYRYLEINRHLRELYPDLVADVVQRLDAVGASVTRDATSDLLLINGEYSASMVLSRCRQTPAGALRWWIKFDERIAPDITILVRMDPENEVATDYYLFPLMDLAEPKVLLCETNGAFLDTYQFDNLDYFAQLAARSRIEVAA, from the coding sequence ATGGTCCCAGCTTCGATCGAACACGCATCAAACTCGGATCAAAAGCCCAGCGAGAAGAAACGTGCTGCCCAGTACGTCCGCATGTCAACGGAGCACCAGCAGTACTCGACCCTCAATCAGGAAGACATTATCCGTGAATATGCCGAGCGACGTGGGTTCGAGATCGTGCGAACCTACGCGGATGAAGGCAAGAGCGGGCTCAGCGTCGCCGGTCGCGACTCGTTACGCCGGCTGATTGCCGACGTCCAGGAGCTTCGCGCCGACTTCGACGTGATACTCGTCTATGACGTGAGCCGTTGGGGACGGTTCCAAGATGCCGACGAAAGCGCCTACTACGAATACCTGTGCAAGCGGGCCGGCATTGAGGTCCACTACTGCGCCGAGCAGTTCGAGAACGATGGCGGACCTACCTCGACGATTATCAAGAGCGTTAAGCGAGCGATGGCCGGCGAATATAGTCGTGAGCTGTCATCAAAGGTCTTCAAGGGGCAGTGTCGGCTGATCGAACTTGGGTTCCGACAAGGGGGAGCGCCGGGGTTCGGCCTGAGGCGAATGCTGATCGATCAGGGCGGGCAGTCGAAATCCATCCTGAACCGTGGCGAATACAAAAGCTTGCAGACCGATCGCGTCATCCTCGTCCCCGGGCCTCCTGACGAGGTGGTGGTGGTCCGGGAGATTTACGATCTCTTCGTCCGGAAGGGGAAACGAGAGGGTGAAATTGCGGGCCTGCTGAATAGCCGCGGGATTACTACCGATTACGGACGTCAGTGGAATCGTGGAACGGTCGCCCAGGTGCTGACAAACGAGAAGTACATCGGCAATAACGTCTACAATCGTACGTCGTTCAAGTTGAAGCGAAAGCACGTCGTCAACTCGCCTGAGATGTGGGTCCGGGCGGATGGTGCCTTTGAGCCGATCGTTCCCCCTGATCTCTTTTTCACTGCCCAGGGGATCGCCCAAGAGCGAAATCGGCGATTTTCCGACGACGAGCTGATTGAGCGACTAAAGCTCTTGGCTAGTCGCCATCCGACCCTTTCTGCGGCGATCATCGACTCGGCGGACGACATTCCGACTTCCTCGACCTTCCGTTCGCGATTTGGGAGCCTGATCCGGGCGTACCGCCTGGCTGGCTATACGCCGGAGCGAGACTATCGCTATCTCGAAATCAATCGCCATCTCCGGGAGCTGTACCCCGACCTTGTTGCCGACGTCGTCCAGCGATTGGATGCCGTGGGGGCGTCCGTCACGCGGGACGCGACATCGGATTTGTTGCTGATCAACGGCGAGTACAGCGCCTCGATGGTGTTGTCGCGATGCCGCCAGACGCCGGCCGGGGCGCTCCGCTGGTGGATTAAGTTTGACGAACGCATTGCTCCTGACATCACGATCTTGGTCCGCATGGACCCTGAAAACGAGGTGGCTACGGACTACTACCTCTTCCCGCTAATGGATCTGGCTGAGCCGAAAGTCTTGCTTTGCGAGACCAACGGCGCGTTTCTGGATACCTACCAGTTCGACAATTTGGACTATTTTGCCCAACTTGCCGCACGCAGCCGAATTGAGGTGGCCGCATGA
- a CDS encoding winged helix-turn-helix domain-containing protein, protein MLTASKKKAIQESLQQLSLAQSSAVTQIEAIIATLLATLDLEPSGIAPRPSTPLPNANAARFSVTWDGKECSLGNTRLFWLFHRLASSANQYVTHEELLESVWHGERSESTVRGAVKRLRDQLAAAGMMDLAKAVDGTVTGYYGLIFV, encoded by the coding sequence ATGCTTACCGCATCTAAAAAGAAAGCTATTCAAGAGTCTCTCCAGCAACTGTCACTGGCCCAGTCGTCGGCCGTAACTCAGATCGAGGCGATCATTGCGACGCTTCTGGCGACGTTAGATCTGGAACCCTCAGGAATTGCGCCCAGACCTTCAACGCCATTACCCAACGCAAACGCAGCCAGGTTCTCCGTTACTTGGGACGGCAAGGAGTGCTCACTGGGGAACACACGCCTCTTCTGGCTGTTTCATCGACTGGCGTCGAGCGCCAACCAATACGTGACGCATGAAGAGCTGCTCGAATCGGTTTGGCACGGTGAACGAAGCGAGTCGACGGTCCGAGGCGCGGTAAAGCGTCTCCGCGATCAGCTGGCCGCGGCTGGGATGATGGACCTAGCCAAAGCGGTCGATGGAACGGTCACGGGGTACTACGGTTTGATTTTTGTTTGA
- a CDS encoding type II secretion system F family protein, producing MIPVISTVLVFVAAFLCATSLKSVWDGITSRYIADLEKSLDSLSIDRSHIPTILRWWGISLIAVIVILGILMRMPPLALGAAYLVFVSPRLILEMLIERRKTKLRDQMVGATVAIANGCRAGLSLAQALEEAAREIPEPLAFEFRRITNEYNCGRPLAEAIQSAKERLNLDSFTLFAMSLLVTIERGGKLTESLERISQSLQESQRLERKLAAETASGRNVVMLLTAFPFLFLGFVFITKPQDTMLVFQSLVGQIIMLVVMILVYVSVRWSNSILKLEL from the coding sequence ATGATCCCCGTGATATCGACAGTCCTGGTCTTCGTAGCGGCGTTTCTGTGCGCTACGTCGCTGAAGAGCGTCTGGGATGGAATCACGAGTCGCTATATCGCCGACTTGGAGAAGTCGCTCGACTCCCTGTCGATCGATCGCTCGCACATTCCGACCATTCTGCGCTGGTGGGGTATTTCCCTGATCGCCGTCATCGTGATCCTCGGCATCTTGATGCGTATGCCTCCGCTGGCCTTGGGCGCCGCCTATCTGGTCTTCGTAAGTCCCCGCTTGATCCTGGAGATGTTGATTGAGCGACGAAAGACGAAACTGCGCGATCAAATGGTCGGCGCAACCGTCGCGATCGCCAACGGATGTCGAGCCGGACTCTCCCTCGCCCAGGCGTTAGAAGAGGCGGCGCGAGAGATTCCGGAGCCGCTCGCATTTGAGTTCCGCCGAATTACCAACGAATACAACTGCGGTCGACCTCTGGCCGAAGCGATTCAATCTGCGAAAGAGCGTCTCAACCTCGACAGCTTTACGTTGTTCGCCATGTCCCTGCTCGTCACTATCGAACGGGGCGGAAAGCTGACGGAGTCTTTGGAGCGAATCAGTCAAAGTCTGCAGGAATCGCAACGACTTGAGCGAAAACTGGCCGCCGAAACGGCCAGCGGCCGCAACGTTGTGATGTTGCTGACGGCCTTTCCGTTTTTGTTCTTAGGCTTCGTCTTCATCACGAAACCGCAGGACACCATGTTGGTTTTTCAATCGCTGGTCGGCCAGATCATCATGTTGGTCGTGATGATCCTGGTTTACGTCAGCGTGCGGTGGAGCAACTCGATCCTGAAGCTGGAGTTGTAA
- a CDS encoding FHA domain-containing protein, with protein sequence MPAFVVITSGITAGHRQWIESPVLRVGSDSSCGVVVPSLELAPHAGTLEYRSGQYFVYNKSLHAQTVGQTELKPMGSCVWQPGQVWLLASDATLMLEVEGDPAPCREQVDTLPSVLEEEDDDSYPAEKADDQETEAKPSLNTGQLIQVGVIILCVIGSVALLMQDQLKDKTPRADLPTLKEIVDQSQAGLPNETRMLQYAMAMKLRDRPEDAKRWFYELRDRLLVRQATLRQQNEPDSIPMLDFTLAQLEQVE encoded by the coding sequence ATGCCTGCATTTGTTGTGATTACCTCCGGTATTACCGCCGGTCACCGACAGTGGATTGAATCGCCGGTTCTCCGGGTCGGCAGCGACAGCTCGTGCGGGGTCGTCGTGCCGTCGCTAGAATTGGCGCCCCATGCGGGAACGCTCGAATACCGCAGCGGTCAATACTTCGTCTACAACAAGAGTCTCCATGCGCAGACTGTCGGCCAAACGGAGTTAAAGCCGATGGGCTCGTGCGTTTGGCAGCCGGGACAAGTCTGGCTGCTTGCATCCGATGCGACGCTGATGTTGGAAGTGGAAGGGGATCCGGCGCCTTGTCGAGAGCAGGTCGATACGCTTCCCTCGGTTCTCGAGGAGGAAGATGACGATTCGTATCCAGCCGAGAAGGCCGACGATCAGGAAACGGAAGCGAAGCCCTCCCTCAACACCGGACAATTGATCCAAGTCGGCGTCATCATTCTTTGCGTAATCGGGTCGGTCGCGCTACTGATGCAAGACCAATTGAAGGACAAAACGCCGCGCGCTGACTTACCGACGCTGAAGGAGATCGTCGACCAGAGCCAAGCAGGCTTGCCTAACGAAACGCGGATGTTGCAGTACGCGATGGCGATGAAACTGCGCGATCGTCCCGAGGATGCGAAACGCTGGTTCTACGAGCTGCGAGATCGGCTACTCGTACGCCAAGCGACGCTTCGGCAGCAAAACGAGCCCGATTCGATCCCCATGCTCGACTTTACCCTGGCTCAACTTGAACAGGTTGAATGA
- a CDS encoding type II secretion system F family protein: MSQFQIISSLLLGLAGFGLAWTLLDVLTRPRLARPGQNKFELTRRQAVRQNNSIYRWFEPLIDEWAASGSLMAPERREQLERQVRIASERNLGTPDEFLATKIIEGILIGLGFAIVGALAGFWLIGLVAGAFIAVSYSELSRSTISDRATRRMMRIRLRLPHAIELVCLMMEAGAGFQDSLETAVRENVDHPLGQELNVVVQQIAAGRTRHDALADFQQRLSDEDVSELVFAINKGEELGTPLAVTLRNQSEQMRLKRSQWGEKAAGEAQVKIVFPGMLIMIACLLVIVTPLIYPLVNSIFGI, translated from the coding sequence ATGTCGCAATTTCAGATAATTAGTTCGTTGTTACTTGGACTGGCCGGCTTCGGTTTGGCCTGGACGCTGCTTGACGTCCTGACCCGGCCGCGGCTCGCTCGACCTGGGCAAAACAAGTTTGAACTTACGCGACGCCAAGCGGTCCGCCAGAACAACAGCATCTATCGCTGGTTTGAGCCGCTAATCGACGAGTGGGCCGCAAGCGGTTCGCTGATGGCGCCGGAACGACGCGAACAACTCGAGCGGCAAGTCCGCATCGCGAGCGAACGCAATCTGGGAACGCCTGACGAGTTTCTGGCGACCAAGATTATTGAAGGCATCCTGATCGGCCTCGGCTTTGCGATTGTGGGAGCGCTCGCGGGGTTTTGGCTCATCGGGCTGGTCGCAGGCGCCTTTATCGCAGTCAGTTACTCCGAACTTTCTCGCAGCACCATTTCCGATCGCGCCACCAGGCGGATGATGCGGATTCGTTTGCGACTGCCGCATGCGATTGAGCTCGTTTGCTTGATGATGGAAGCAGGGGCCGGTTTTCAAGATAGTCTGGAAACGGCCGTTCGAGAGAATGTCGACCATCCGCTGGGACAAGAGCTCAACGTCGTCGTTCAACAAATCGCCGCCGGGCGAACGCGTCACGACGCGCTGGCCGACTTCCAGCAGCGGCTAAGCGACGAAGACGTCTCTGAGCTGGTATTCGCGATCAATAAGGGAGAAGAGTTAGGAACTCCCTTGGCCGTCACGCTTCGAAACCAATCGGAGCAGATGCGTCTCAAGCGATCGCAGTGGGGAGAAAAAGCGGCCGGCGAAGCGCAAGTGAAGATCGTCTTTCCAGGCATGCTGATCATGATCGCTTGCCTGCTGGTGATCGTTACGCCGCTCATTTATCCGCTGGTGAATTCGATTTTTGGAATTTAA